One Sanguibacter sp. HDW7 DNA window includes the following coding sequences:
- a CDS encoding macro domain-containing protein → MTSDVRELADFFDAEARGWGRAAPAAPGVRARDADVRAHLAALLTLRPPRSMPRHVADELDALLAREALARPTTDAATLPRLAADGPLASVSLWQGDLTALRVDAVVNAANSAMLGCFTPGHACVDNAIHTAAGPGLRAECADLVGAQGHPEPTGSAQVTGAYHLPARHVLHTVGPVVHDGAPTTADAALLRSCYLACLEAARRGGDASVAFPAISAGAFGYPPYEAATVAVASVVEWFDAHPGAGMHVVLVAYDARSRETYEDVLATRAS, encoded by the coding sequence GTGACGAGCGACGTCCGCGAGCTCGCGGACTTCTTCGACGCCGAGGCGCGCGGCTGGGGCCGCGCCGCACCCGCAGCGCCCGGCGTGCGCGCGAGGGACGCCGACGTGCGCGCGCACCTCGCCGCGCTCCTCACCCTGCGCCCGCCGCGCTCGATGCCCCGGCACGTCGCCGACGAGCTCGACGCGCTGCTCGCCCGCGAGGCGCTCGCGCGCCCCACGACGGATGCGGCGACGCTGCCGCGCCTCGCCGCCGACGGGCCGCTCGCGTCCGTGAGCCTCTGGCAGGGCGACCTCACGGCGCTGAGGGTCGATGCCGTCGTCAACGCCGCGAACTCGGCGATGCTCGGCTGCTTCACTCCCGGCCACGCGTGCGTCGACAACGCCATCCACACCGCTGCGGGGCCGGGACTGCGAGCCGAGTGCGCAGACCTCGTCGGCGCGCAGGGCCACCCGGAGCCGACGGGCTCCGCGCAGGTCACAGGTGCCTACCACCTGCCGGCGCGGCACGTCCTGCACACCGTCGGCCCCGTCGTCCACGACGGGGCACCCACGACGGCCGACGCCGCGCTGCTGCGGTCCTGCTACCTCGCGTGCCTCGAAGCCGCGCGGCGCGGGGGCGACGCGTCGGTCGCGTTCCCCGCGATCTCCGCGGGCGCGTTCGGCTACCCGCCGTACGAGGCGGCGACGGTCGCGGTGGCGTCCGTCGTCGAGTGGTTCGATGCGCACCCGGGCGCGGGGATGCACGTCGTGCTCGTCGCGTACGACGCGCGGTCCCGTGAGACCTACGAGGACGTCCTGGCGACGCGCGCGTCGTAG
- a CDS encoding helix-turn-helix domain-containing protein translates to MWDPYERGCPSRLLLDRIGDRWTVLLVGSLADGPRRFGELGRAVDGISQKMLTQTLRSLERDGLVGRTVHPTVPPRVDYELTDLGRSLIEPIATLSRWAVAHMDEVVDARDLYDAGLPVAVDHGRVGAASAVRVAAGGAVQVGAPAGGGVDDGRTAPVVGQVVAGRLP, encoded by the coding sequence ATGTGGGACCCCTACGAGCGGGGCTGCCCCTCGCGGCTGCTCCTCGACCGCATCGGCGACCGCTGGACCGTCCTCCTCGTCGGTTCGCTCGCCGACGGCCCGCGCCGCTTCGGCGAGCTCGGCCGCGCGGTCGACGGCATCTCCCAGAAGATGCTCACCCAGACGCTCCGCTCGCTCGAGCGCGACGGCCTCGTCGGGCGCACCGTCCATCCCACGGTGCCGCCGCGCGTCGACTACGAGCTCACCGACCTCGGCCGCTCGCTCATCGAACCGATCGCCACGCTCTCCCGGTGGGCCGTCGCCCACATGGACGAGGTCGTCGACGCCCGCGACCTCTACGACGCGGGGCTGCCCGTCGCCGTCGACCACGGCCGCGTCGGGGCCGCTTCTGCGGTGCGCGTCGCTGCGGGCGGCGCGGTGCAGGTCGGGGCTCCGGCGGGAGGGGGTGTCGACGACGGGCGCACGGCACCCGTCGTCGGGCAGGTCGTCGCGGGGAGGCTGCCGTGA
- a CDS encoding NAD(P)-dependent oxidoreductase — MTRITVLGGTGYAGGHIVREAAARGHEVTSVSRTLPEDRVDGVTYRTGDALDPATIAQVAEGADVVVHALAPRGPLAGRLEDVARDVTARASDAGARLGVVGGAGSLLVSPDGPRVADGPDFPEAFHAEALTMGSILDDLRTGPADLDWFMLSPSAGFGGFAPGERTGSYRTGDDVLLVDDAGESFISGEDFAIAFLDEIENPAHRRARFTVGY; from the coding sequence ATGACCCGCATCACCGTGCTCGGCGGCACCGGCTACGCCGGAGGCCACATCGTCCGCGAGGCCGCAGCCCGCGGCCACGAGGTGACGTCCGTCAGCCGCACGCTGCCCGAGGACCGGGTCGACGGCGTCACCTACCGCACCGGCGACGCGCTCGACCCCGCGACGATCGCGCAGGTCGCCGAGGGTGCGGACGTCGTCGTCCACGCGCTCGCCCCGCGCGGCCCGCTCGCCGGACGCCTCGAGGACGTCGCCCGCGACGTCACCGCGCGCGCGAGCGACGCCGGGGCACGTCTCGGCGTCGTCGGCGGCGCCGGATCGCTCCTCGTCAGCCCGGACGGGCCCCGCGTCGCGGACGGCCCCGACTTCCCCGAGGCGTTCCACGCCGAGGCCCTGACGATGGGATCGATCCTCGACGACCTGCGCACCGGCCCGGCGGACCTCGACTGGTTCATGCTGAGCCCGTCGGCCGGGTTCGGCGGCTTCGCACCCGGCGAGCGGACGGGCTCGTACCGTACGGGCGACGACGTCCTGCTCGTCGACGACGCGGGGGAGTCGTTCATCTCGGGCGAGGACTTCGCGATCGCGTTCCTCGACGAGATCGAGAACCCCGCCCACCGTCGCGCCCGCTTCACGGTCGGCTACTGA
- a CDS encoding DUF1905 domain-containing protein → MELDATGEIIEWRGPAPFLFVPLDDDAADAVAAVARDYTYGWGALPAEVRLGRTVFRTSLFPRAGTYYVPVKVAVQRAEGVGLGDVVAVHVRLLGPSDR, encoded by the coding sequence ATGGAGCTCGACGCCACCGGGGAGATCATCGAGTGGCGCGGCCCCGCGCCGTTCCTCTTCGTGCCGCTCGACGACGACGCTGCGGACGCCGTCGCCGCCGTCGCGCGCGACTACACCTACGGCTGGGGCGCGCTCCCTGCGGAGGTGCGGCTCGGCCGCACCGTCTTCCGCACGTCGCTCTTCCCGCGCGCCGGCACCTACTACGTGCCGGTCAAGGTTGCGGTGCAGCGGGCGGAGGGCGTCGGCCTCGGCGACGTCGTCGCGGTCCACGTGCGACTGCTCGGGCCGTCGGACCGCTGA
- a CDS encoding SDR family oxidoreductase yields the protein MLIKDSVVVVTGAGDGIGREVALALRSRGAHVVAADRNEAGLARTVELAGPDGPRLTTHVVDVTDDAAVSRLRDEALAAHGHVDAVVNIAGIIQRFVPVKDLSLDEIRRVMDVNFWGTVRMTTTFLPDLLERPAAAIVNVSSMGALAPVPGQSAYGASKAAVKLFTEGLYAELLGTNVRATTVFPGAIGTNIASNSGAATPGRHTDAASAGAKVTSPAEAGRQIADAVEKGPFRVLVGPDVRGLEKLSRLSPRRATEMIAKKMAALLA from the coding sequence GTGCTCATCAAGGACAGCGTCGTCGTCGTCACCGGGGCGGGCGACGGCATCGGACGCGAGGTCGCCCTCGCCCTGCGCTCCCGCGGAGCGCACGTCGTCGCCGCCGACCGCAACGAGGCCGGGCTCGCCCGCACCGTCGAGCTCGCCGGCCCCGACGGCCCCCGCCTCACGACCCACGTCGTCGACGTCACCGACGACGCCGCGGTCTCCCGCCTCCGCGACGAGGCCCTCGCGGCGCACGGCCACGTCGACGCCGTCGTCAACATCGCCGGCATCATCCAGCGCTTCGTCCCCGTCAAGGACCTCTCCCTCGACGAGATCCGACGCGTCATGGACGTGAACTTCTGGGGCACGGTCCGCATGACGACGACCTTCCTGCCCGACCTCCTCGAGCGACCCGCCGCCGCGATCGTCAACGTCTCGAGCATGGGGGCGCTCGCGCCCGTGCCCGGCCAGTCCGCCTACGGTGCGTCGAAGGCTGCCGTCAAGCTCTTCACCGAAGGGCTCTACGCGGAGCTCCTCGGCACGAACGTCCGCGCGACGACCGTCTTCCCCGGTGCGATCGGCACGAACATCGCGAGCAACTCCGGGGCCGCGACGCCCGGCCGCCACACCGACGCCGCGTCGGCGGGTGCCAAGGTCACCTCGCCCGCCGAGGCGGGTCGCCAGATCGCCGACGCCGTCGAAAAGGGGCCGTTCCGGGTGCTCGTCGGGCCCGACGTCCGCGGGCTCGAGAAGCTCTCGCGCCTCTCGCCCCGACGCGCGACGGAGATGATCGCGAAGAAGATGGCTGCCCTCCTCGCCTGA
- a CDS encoding TetR/AcrR family transcriptional regulator: MTETAPHHLPTGARPLRSDARRNRRRLLEAATAVFVEHGPDAPLDEVARVAGVGPGTLYRHFSGRDDLLAAVLEGVVERVLTSVREARATEPTAWDALVRATGWSPPLRVALHLARGVPDGASPTLRASIDEVLDVLDGLVAAAQAEGALRDDVTTGDVVLLAAATSRTLPLDPAAAENAFRRAHALVLAGLRSGATAPLPGTPVALDDLPL, translated from the coding sequence ATGACCGAGACCGCGCCGCACCACCTGCCCACCGGCGCACGACCGCTCCGGTCGGACGCCCGCCGCAACCGTCGACGCCTGCTCGAGGCCGCGACCGCCGTCTTCGTCGAGCACGGGCCCGACGCTCCGCTCGACGAGGTGGCCCGCGTGGCGGGCGTCGGCCCCGGAACTCTCTACCGACACTTCTCGGGGCGCGACGACCTCCTCGCGGCCGTGCTCGAGGGCGTCGTCGAGCGGGTGCTCACGTCCGTCCGCGAGGCCCGGGCGACCGAGCCCACCGCGTGGGACGCGCTCGTCCGGGCGACCGGCTGGTCGCCGCCCCTGCGCGTCGCGCTCCACCTCGCGCGCGGGGTCCCCGACGGGGCCTCGCCGACGCTGCGCGCGTCGATCGACGAGGTGCTCGACGTCCTCGACGGCCTCGTCGCCGCGGCGCAGGCCGAGGGGGCGCTGCGCGACGACGTCACGACGGGCGACGTCGTCCTCCTGGCCGCCGCGACGAGCCGGACGCTCCCGCTGGACCCGGCAGCGGCGGAGAACGCCTTCCGCCGCGCGCACGCGCTCGTGCTCGCCGGGCTGCGCAGCGGCGCGACCGCACCGTTGCCGGGCACCCCGGTCGCCCTCGACGACCTCCCCCTCTGA